TCGACAAAACCGGATAAATCAACTGTGCATAATAACTACGCTGCTCTTGCGTAGAAGCAACAGGTGACCAAGCGTTATTGCTCTCATAATCACTTTCAATTTGGTCATACCCCAGAGTCGCGACCATGGGACCATTTGCAAGTGCATATTCACCGACAATACGTGGCGTTAAACTTTTTACACGCATTGAATATTGGGTAGCATTAGGCGAATACATGTATTCACCTTCTTCATTACGATCAGAATATTCCGCCTGTACCGACCAATGGGCAGACACATTTACGCCACCACCAAACCGCCAGGTATCAGTATCCTGATTACTGTAATCGTTAGGACTATTCGTTTGACGGCGATCAACTGCTGCCTGGGCATCGCTAATAGAACCCGGGGTACGCAAATCATCTTTTATTTGCTGGCCTTCAGCAAACACAAAACCGCGCTCATGATCGTAGCGCACATTCAGCAAGGCGCTTTCATAACCGGACTGGTTATTATCGCGATAGTTATCTGCATTGCGCTTTTGTCCTGACAGGCTATAGCTCACACCATTGGCAAAACCTTGACTCAGATTTACACCGTAATCTTCTAAATTATCGCTACCTGTGCGCGCAACAACTGAGCCAGTGGTTTCACCAGCCGCAGCGCGGCGTGTTATCACATTAATTACGCCACCTACGGCTTGATCGCCATAAAGCACACCCGCACTACCCTGCACAATCTCAATACGTTCAATATCGCGTACCGCAATAGCATTAATCGCAGGCGTCGCTTGGCTAGGGTTATTCAGCTTACGGCCGTCAACCAACACCAACACATTATTGGCTCCACTCAAACCACGCATGGAAATAGACACATTGCGCATGCCGCTGCCATCCATATCCGACAACTGTATGCCCGCCTGAGTGCGCAGAACCTCAGTTAATAATTTGGCACCACTTTGACGGATTTCTTCCCCGCCTATCACCTTAATCTGAGTGGCAACAGGTAAAGGGGCGGTTTCACTACGAGTAGCGCTCACATACACAGTTTCAAGCTTTTTTTCTGCTGCAACTGCAACAGGAGCAGTAATAGAAAGAATGGCAGCGCTCAGGCCACTGAGCAAAAACGCGGTAGACGGAACAGTTGATTGGCTAGACATGATTTCCTCAATCCAATGGGGATGAGGGAGGGAAAGCGGAAAATAGAGGCATGGGCTACAGACACAAGCCCAAAACACACACAGATTTCCACCGATGTTGCCC
The nucleotide sequence above comes from Cellvibrio sp. PSBB023. Encoded proteins:
- a CDS encoding TonB-dependent receptor produces the protein MSSQSTVPSTAFLLSGLSAAILSITAPVAVAAEKKLETVYVSATRSETAPLPVATQIKVIGGEEIRQSGAKLLTEVLRTQAGIQLSDMDGSGMRNVSISMRGLSGANNVLVLVDGRKLNNPSQATPAINAIAVRDIERIEIVQGSAGVLYGDQAVGGVINVITRRAAAGETTGSVVARTGSDNLEDYGVNLSQGFANGVSYSLSGQKRNADNYRDNNQSGYESALLNVRYDHERGFVFAEGQQIKDDLRTPGSISDAQAAVDRRQTNSPNDYSNQDTDTWRFGGGVNVSAHWSVQAEYSDRNEEGEYMYSPNATQYSMRVKSLTPRIVGEYALANGPMVATLGYDQIESDYESNNAWSPVASTQEQRSYYAQLIYPVLSKLTATIGVRQSEVDDENQLQSEQQKDDLTASEFGLSYQLSNEWRVFGRFAESFRFANPDDNNLVPVNVIFLKPQTGESFELGTQWQGEKSQVSYALYHMTLNDEIVYDPFVPNNQFYNGANINLPDSERQGLTLDADTRLSDELALRFNYTYTDAEVIDGTYKGKKVPFIAENSAAVTVLFTPITPLTFSLESIYTGSRYKSGDENNSSSMLAPLTVFNLAAVYTYRQLEVSGRINNITNELYAGYHSTWGQYPQPERNYEASITYRF